One window of the Lycorma delicatula isolate Av1 chromosome 3, ASM4794821v1, whole genome shotgun sequence genome contains the following:
- the LOC142320909 gene encoding uncharacterized protein LOC142320909 isoform X1: MNNRIIIQHNFSKEIFKYFHKLLFFNKKNFKNINVSKINMKQFQISIFLITCFYFKIKQVFLATADRNDDYYTDINKQIIANTNVLGSIKNTVPDTDENKLLSHNPPLSNILITSKSQNRNLNDTYFQIITSNNDKIIFPNEETISMDSFTKDEIQCFSQKQVYYNESCHELLERENCNEGEWLVLDLKSAILTPPKITPKCEKQMCKYFQFYWPKTRTCFNYSDSNIDLLCRPGNVVQTDVFGYGACKCKTTYGLYVNGSCFKLYTQGPCSNGYLFVENDNKETECIKNPCKNTNLIPWKNGSDACYTLEEQGPCENNFIFQVSEITKKPECIDTLEFEGGFGGPYLCVTNGGSECVKETHLQEQSKQYIDKIISQSKIRARH; encoded by the exons atgaataacag aattattattCAACACAACTTcagcaaagaaatatttaaatattttcataaattattattttttaataaaaaaaatttcaaaaatattaatgtcagtaaaataaacatgaaacaatttcaaatttcaatatttttaataacttgtttctattttaaaattaaacaagtttttctagCCACAGCTGATAGGAATGATGATTATTATACcgatattaacaaacaaataattgcGAATACAAATGTATTGGGCTCAATCAAAAATACTGTACCAGatacagatgaaaataaacttttatctcaTAATCCTCCTTTATCAAATATATTGATAACTTCAAAATcacaaaacagaaatttaaatgatacatattttcagattattacttcaaataatgataaaattatttttcctaatgaAGAAACAATTTCAATGGATAGTTTTACAAAAGATGAGATTCaatgtttttcacaaaaacaaGTGTATTACAATGAATCCTGCCATGAACTGTTAGAAAGAGAAAATTGTAATGAAGGAGAATGGTTAGTTTTGGATTTGAAGTCTGCAATTCTTACACCACCAAAGATTACACCAAAATGTGAAAAacaaatgtgtaaatattttcaattttactggCCAAAAACTAGGACCTGTTTTAATTATAGTGACagtaatatagatttattatgcCGACCTGGAAATGTAGTGCAAACTGATGTTTTTGGTTATGGAGCATGTAAATGTAAAACTACGTATGGGCTGTATGTAAATGGTTCTTGTTTTAAATTGTACACACAAGGTCCATGTTCAAATGGTTACTTATTTGTAGAAAATGATAACAAAGAaacagaatgtataaaaaatccatgtaaaaatacaAATCTCATTCCTTGGAAAAACGGAAGTGATGCATGTTATACTCTTGAAGAACAAGGACcttgtgaaaataatttcatttttcaagttTCCGAGATAACAAAAAAACCTGAGTGCATTGACACACTTGAATTTGAAGGAGGGTTTGGGGGACCATATCTCTGTGTCACAAACGGTGGTTCAGAATGTGTAAAAGAAACTCATCTCCAAGAACAGAGTAAACAGtacattgataaaattatttcacaatcaAAAATTAGAGcaagacattaa
- the LOC142320909 gene encoding uncharacterized protein LOC142320909 isoform X2 — protein MKQFQISIFLITCFYFKIKQVFLATADRNDDYYTDINKQIIANTNVLGSIKNTVPDTDENKLLSHNPPLSNILITSKSQNRNLNDTYFQIITSNNDKIIFPNEETISMDSFTKDEIQCFSQKQVYYNESCHELLERENCNEGEWLVLDLKSAILTPPKITPKCEKQMCKYFQFYWPKTRTCFNYSDSNIDLLCRPGNVVQTDVFGYGACKCKTTYGLYVNGSCFKLYTQGPCSNGYLFVENDNKETECIKNPCKNTNLIPWKNGSDACYTLEEQGPCENNFIFQVSEITKKPECIDTLEFEGGFGGPYLCVTNGGSECVKETHLQEQSKQYIDKIISQSKIRARH, from the coding sequence atgaaacaatttcaaatttcaatatttttaataacttgtttctattttaaaattaaacaagtttttctagCCACAGCTGATAGGAATGATGATTATTATACcgatattaacaaacaaataattgcGAATACAAATGTATTGGGCTCAATCAAAAATACTGTACCAGatacagatgaaaataaacttttatctcaTAATCCTCCTTTATCAAATATATTGATAACTTCAAAATcacaaaacagaaatttaaatgatacatattttcagattattacttcaaataatgataaaattatttttcctaatgaAGAAACAATTTCAATGGATAGTTTTACAAAAGATGAGATTCaatgtttttcacaaaaacaaGTGTATTACAATGAATCCTGCCATGAACTGTTAGAAAGAGAAAATTGTAATGAAGGAGAATGGTTAGTTTTGGATTTGAAGTCTGCAATTCTTACACCACCAAAGATTACACCAAAATGTGAAAAacaaatgtgtaaatattttcaattttactggCCAAAAACTAGGACCTGTTTTAATTATAGTGACagtaatatagatttattatgcCGACCTGGAAATGTAGTGCAAACTGATGTTTTTGGTTATGGAGCATGTAAATGTAAAACTACGTATGGGCTGTATGTAAATGGTTCTTGTTTTAAATTGTACACACAAGGTCCATGTTCAAATGGTTACTTATTTGTAGAAAATGATAACAAAGAaacagaatgtataaaaaatccatgtaaaaatacaAATCTCATTCCTTGGAAAAACGGAAGTGATGCATGTTATACTCTTGAAGAACAAGGACcttgtgaaaataatttcatttttcaagttTCCGAGATAACAAAAAAACCTGAGTGCATTGACACACTTGAATTTGAAGGAGGGTTTGGGGGACCATATCTCTGTGTCACAAACGGTGGTTCAGAATGTGTAAAAGAAACTCATCTCCAAGAACAGAGTAAACAGtacattgataaaattatttcacaatcaAAAATTAGAGcaagacattaa